Proteins encoded together in one Hymenobacter monticola window:
- a CDS encoding MBL fold metallo-hydrolase encodes MTVAGFAFNPFSENTYLLIDYATRQCAIVDAGCYTAAEQQALRSYIETNQLQVSLLLNTHSHIDHVLGAQFVLDTWPGTPFLVHRLDLPTLRAVPTYASNYGFPQYQPAEPTGELVAGQPVRFGETELEVRFTPGHAPGHVVFYHAPTATVIGGDVLFQRSIGRTDLPGGNHAELIHSIKTELFTLPDDTVVYPGHGPATTIGDERRHNPFLI; translated from the coding sequence ATGACTGTTGCCGGCTTTGCCTTCAATCCATTCTCCGAAAATACCTATCTGCTGATTGACTACGCCACCCGGCAGTGCGCCATCGTGGACGCCGGCTGCTACACCGCTGCCGAGCAACAAGCGCTGCGCAGCTATATCGAAACCAATCAGTTGCAGGTCAGCCTGCTGCTCAATACCCATTCCCATATCGACCACGTGCTGGGCGCGCAGTTCGTGCTCGACACCTGGCCCGGCACCCCGTTCCTGGTGCATCGCCTCGACCTGCCCACTCTGCGCGCCGTGCCCACCTACGCTTCCAACTACGGCTTCCCGCAGTACCAGCCTGCCGAGCCCACCGGCGAACTGGTGGCCGGCCAGCCCGTGCGCTTCGGCGAAACCGAGCTCGAAGTGCGCTTCACGCCGGGCCATGCACCGGGCCATGTGGTGTTTTACCACGCACCCACGGCCACCGTCATCGGCGGCGACGTGCTGTTTCAGCGCAGCATCGGGCGCACCGACCTGCCCGGCGGCAACCACGCTGAACTGATTCACAGCATCAAAACCGAGCTGTTCACCCTGCCCGACGACACGGTGGTGTACCCCGGCCACGGCCCCGCCACCA